GCGTTAAACAAGTATTTCTCATGACACTTTTGGGGTGTTTGTTTAGAGGTGGTTTCCAGGAACATAACGGTTTTTGTTTTGCTGTCATATTCAGCAGTGATATTGATTCAGTTGATGTAGAACAGTTTTGGGACTTTATTTGAGTTGTGAATGAATATTGCCTTTATGGTAGAAGGTTTTGTCTTTTTTTTCCCCcaggaaaataaaacatttgtcacTGGCTGTATTTGGTGCCGTGTCCTCTTTTCTCAATTGCAGCAGTGTGCTTTCAGGATCCCTGAAGCACTATAGTATCATTGATGGAATCTTTGTGTCTGTTATATTGTTACCTTTTTGTATTGCAAGTTCCTGGTGATGATTTAACATTAAGGCATATGGACCAATTCATAACCCTGTTTCAATAAACATGTCATAAACAGAAGCCAATTCATGGCTCTGGCCCGAAGTCAAAACGGGCAGACCAACAGCTCCATGGGGAGGAACtgaaggagagggtgaggaaggaAGGTTTGAAGACAGTCATGGGCAAAAACAGACTGCATGATCATCATAGATGTATGCAATGTAATGTTCTTAAGAAAGACTACTTTGAGGCAATACCCTGCATGGGTTTTCTGCTATTGACTGTTACGCATGTCAGTGCCCATCATACTTAGCATGTCTGTTTCTTTTTCCTTTTTTACTGAACAGTCAAAAAGCAATTCCTCTGCCGCCTTCAAAAAATCATCCCCTTGCATGGATTGTCTTTTACCAGGGCAGGTCTGACTCTTCTTAAGCTAGAGGGTAGTGTCTAGCTTTGAAGAAGTTCAGACAGTACTGCTGGTCTTGTGTGTCCTGAAGGAGGCATGGTTGGCGTTATAAGCCATTCCCCAGTTCCTCTGTCCCGGCCTGCAGAGCAGCAGCGTCTTAAAGGTGACTCTGAAGTGCTCGTTGCAGAGGGCGTAGCAGACTGGGTTGACGGTGCTGTTGATGTAGCAGAGCCAGTAGCCAAGCTGCCACAGCTTCTCGGGCACGCAGTAGGAGACGGACACCAGCACCATGATGTTGTACGGCGTCCAGGTCAGGATGAAAGCCAGCAGGATGGCACACAGGGTCCTGGCTGCCTTCTTCTCCCTGACAAttgtgttcctcctcctcttggCTTTGGGCTGCTTGTGGCGTCTGGAGTCTGATGTGGAGCCCCTTAGGGGGGGCTGCCTGCCCTGTGGACCTGCTGTACTGTCCTCTGCCCTGGATGTTAGGGGTTTGATGGCCCCTACGGTGTCTCTGCCCTGGGCGTCTCTGAGTGGGATCATGGCTTTAGGGCTTGTCTTAGCACTCGCCCCCTGCTGCGTCTGCACTGGTTCTTCCtctgaggaggaaagggagacagtAGGCTCTTCCTCATCTATGTTACAGATGCTGTCTCTGCAGCCCTCCCTGTAGGCCCCCTTGGTGGGAGACAATGACAGTGTTGCTATTCTCCTCTCACTGCTCTGTTTAGGCTCCTCTCTCACAGGGAAGCAGCCCTGGGTCACCTCACAGCTCTGCTCCCTGCCCACAGGCACTTCTCTGGAGCTGCTCACACTGCTCTTGGTACTGCTGGAGTAGACATCCCTTCGCCCAGACACCTGGGAGGCCCCTCCACTGCTCCCAGACCCCATTAGCCCCTCCAGACCCTGGGCTCGCTTCTCGATCTCCCAGTAGATCTTCCAGTACAGGATTCCCATGATGGTGACAGGAAGGTAGAAGGCAGCGATGGCCGTGCCGAATGTGAGAGCAGGCTCGGTCAGGAACGGGATAGAGCAGTCACCCCCGTCCTGTGCTTCCCTGCCCACTACATGGGGCCAGAACAGGATGGCTGGCCCCCACAGGATGAAGGACACGGCCCAGGCCAGGCCGATGGCTGCGGCTGCCCGGCGTGTGGTGCGCTTGGCCCGGTAGGTGAGAGGTCTGGTGATGGAGTAGAAGCGGTCGAAGCTGATGACCAGCAGGTTCATGACGGAGGCGTTGCTGGCCACATAATCCACAGCCAGCCAGACGTCACAGGCCAGGCTGCCTAGGGTCCAGCGTCCCATGATAATATAAACAGCATAGAGGTTCATAGAGACTGCTCCCAGGATCAGGTCCGCCACCGCCAAGCTCAGCAGAAAGTAATTGCTGAAGGTGCGCAGCTGCCTGTTGACCCGGAAGGAGATCACCACCAGCAAGTTACCTATGATAGTGACCAGGGAGAGAGGCCCTGTGATGagtacaatcaccaccacctcccATATTTCATGGCCCCCCAGTGGATCTGCTGTCACATTGGTGGTGTCACTGGtctgggagagacaggagtggTTCATCTTGCACAGAGCGACGCAGAGTTAAGCTGTGGAGCAAAAGTCATTCTTCTTCACAACAGGGAATCGCTGATGTTGACATCTGGCATGGAGTTACCGTCTCAGGGCCAACTGCAGAACAAGAGAACAGTCATGAGATGGAGCACATTGCAAACAAACATGACCTTTATACACATATTTTGTCAATAATTTAGAGAATTTGTTTAACTGGTCCATTGATATAATTAGAAAAACGTCATCCCGGTAAATGACATTGTCATATCTCCAGTAAAGGCAGTTCTGAGAAACTCATTAAGTTTACACACCATGTTCAGTTTACCCTCCATGTTTGATATCCTGCCTTTCTGTTGACACAGACTAGGTGACATGCTGTAACtatgatacatttttcataactTTTAGTGCTTAATGAGTTTACTGCTGAATGCAAACGAGgatatacagaacaaaaatataaatgcaacaatttgaaagattttactaagttacagttcatattaggaaatcagtcaatttaaataaataaattaggccttaatctatggatttcacatgactgggaatacagatatgcatctgttggtcacagatacctttaaaaacaaAAAGGTagagaaaaccagtcagtatctgcagTGTGACACCTCATTTGCATAGAGTtgaccaggctgttgattgtggcctgtggaatgtggtcccactcctcttcaatggctgtgcgaagttgctggatattggtgggaactggaatgCTCTGTCGTACACTTCAATCCAGAGTGTCCCAAACATGATCAATGGGTGATAtgcctggtgagtatgcaggccatggaagaactgggacattttcagcttccaggaattgtgtacagatccttgtgacatggggctgtgcattagcatgctgaaacatgaggtgatgatggcggatgaatgacacgacaatgggcttcaggatttcgttacggtatctctgtgcattcaaaataggccatcaataaaatacaattgtgttcattgtccgtagcttatgcctgcccataccataaccctaccgccaccatggggcactggtCACAGCGTTGACATCCGCAAACCACTTGCccacatgtggtctgcggttgtgaggccggttagacatactgccaaattctcgaaAACAATGTTCGAGGTGGcttgtggtagagaaattaacctTCAATTCTCTAGTACCAGCTCTGGTggtcattcctgcagtcagcatgccaattgcatgctccaccaaccaaaaaaagtgttaaacctatcaaaatatattttatatttgagattcttcaaagtagccaccctttgtcttgatgatagctttgtacactcatggcattctctcaaccagcttcacctggaatgcttttccaacagtcttgaaggagttcccacatatgctgagcacttgttggctgcttttccttcactctgtggtccaactcatcccaaaccatctcgatTTGGTTTagtttgggtgattgtggaggccaggtcatctgatgcagcactgcactgttggagcatcACTCtcgttcttggtcaaatagcccttacagagcctggaggtgtgttgtcctgttgaaaaacaaatgatagtcccactaagagcaaaccagaatgctgtggtagccatgctggttaagtgtgcattgaattctaaataaatcacagtcagtgtcatcagcaaagcacccccacaccatcccacctcctcctccatgcatcacggtgggaaccacatgcagagatcatccgttcacctacactgcgtctcacaaagacacggcggttggaccCAAAAAtcgcacatttggactcatcagaccaaaggatagatttccactggtctaatgtccattgctcaagGTTCTTGCCCacagcaagtctcttcttatctGTGTCCTTttgtagttgtttctttgcagcaattcgaccatgaaggcctgattcacgcagtctcctctgaaccgttgaggtgtttgttacttgaactctgtgaagcatttatttgggctgcagtgtCTGAGGCTTgtactctaattaacttatcctctgcagcagaggtaactctgggtcttcctttcctgtggcggtcctcatgagagccagtttcatcatagcgcttgatggttcttGCGACTGCATTTTTAAACAAATGTCAAGGTTTTTGAAATGTTccctattgactgaccttcatgtcttaaagtaatgatggacccatttctctttgtttatttgagctgttcctgcaataatatggacttggtcttttaccaaatagggctctcttctgtataccatccctaccttgtcacaatacacctgattggctcaaacgtattaagGAAAGGAATTGCGcatattaacttttaacaaggcacacctgttaattggaatgcattccaggtgactgcctcatgaagctggttgagagaatggaaAGTGTGTGCAAAGTTGTCTCCAAGGCTCCTtggtggctcctttgaagaatctcaaatatcaaatatattttgatttgttttacacttttttggttactacatgattccatatgtgttatttcatacttttgatgtctacagtattattctataatgtagaatatagtaccgataaagaaaaaccctgggatgagtaggtgtgtcaacttttgaccgGAACTGTATAGTTCAGTCATTGATTATATGGCGAAATTTCAACTGCTATACCTTCTCAACTAAGAAAGCATTATATCACAATAATAATTTTCACACCTCTTAATAGGAAAGAGGAACCAACTGAAGATTACAAGATGGCGCCAACAGACATTGTCGCCCTGTTCCTAGCATACTGCAGtatttgtttttgtgtgtaaTTTCTTACATTATTTGCTCTTAATTACTTTCTTTTTATTttggggatttgtgtgtattttttgtgtgtgttgttaggtattactgcactgttggagctagaaacaagcatttcactgcacctgcaataacatctgcaaaatatgtgtacgcaACCAATCCCATTTTGATTTTAGATTCCAACAAAATATGTGTTATTGCTCCCATCTATCACATGGACTTATGTTAGCTTTTTCAAAAGCTTTAACACTGGCAATGATGATTTTTTTAAGTAGTCCAACATACAGAATAAACCAATAGACCACAACTACAATAACATTCTGAGTAACTGTTTCAGATATGGTTTCTTGCgatgactgtgatatgttgttgtttatctacctACAGTGAAtgcagtgactgtaagtcactatGGATAACagaagagtacagtacaatatggTAAGGTGtggtacaatacagtagagtgttattcggtagagtacagtacattacagtagagtagtcagtagagtacactacagtatggtacagtaccGTTTAATTATAGTAATGAACAGAACAGTatagtttaattcagtagagtactgtataGTTTAATGCAGTAGAGTACACCACAGCACAGTatagtttaattcagtagagtacagtcgagtttaattcagtagagtacagtcaaTAGAGTAGAGTATGGTACAGTAAAATGTAATTAATTAGAGTAGATTacattagactacagtagagtacagtatagtttgATTCAGTAGAGGTACAGTTTAGTTCCGTAGGGTATAGTACATTAGAGTAAAGttgagtacaatacagtacactactctacttttctttactgcactgtgtactgtaatgtactgtactctactgtcgtatattgtactgtactctgctgtactgtgatgtccaaacttgtgaaacatagatgcctatgattggttcagatttggtccggttcggcctatgtttgggccaaatatCGGCTGGTCCGTACCTGATTTCTGTtaacgtctatgattggttcagatttggtccggtccGCACCAAAAATCAACTCCTGCGGAAGGTGAAATCAAGGCGGgttcgcaaaaaaaaaaaaatgaccaaAAAAACAAGTCCAAAGGATGTCGCATGACGTCAAATACTTCGTGGGCTGCTGCTCAATTGCACGCTCTAATAATATACCCCTTTATGCAACAACACACCTTGTTAAGAAACTATTTATGGTCACGTTTGTTGCCACAATAAGTAATAACATTTACGACACTGCTTGAAACAACTGTTTATAGTACATGGTTCAACACTTACCAACTTGTCTTGGATGCTGTCCATATGCCCACAATAAAACAACAGGTTTCCCCATCCTTAACGGTACATTCTTGTGGCAATGAAAAGTCCATGCGATGGTCCATTCATGTAGCTGAAGTCGTAAAGTTACAGCAAGAAAACTAGTTACTCATCATGGTCCATCCAATGAGAGAAACTTCGCCGCTGGTGTCTCTTTTGTTCAAACTTACTACAGTGTCCGCTGTTCGTGCATGTAGTTTAATTTATTATGCCCATTAATTATTGCTCCTCATATGGCTTGGTCATAAGGTGCGACATGGTGTGTTCTTCGAAGAGAAAAACGCAATAGGAGGACAGAAACAAATGAAACCAGGGCTCCTGCCATAACTGGTGTAAATAATGTGTCAGGCAGACTACTGTACAAACTCAAGCAGCTGACATTCGGCTACCATCTCCCCAATCATTCCTTCAACTTATTTCCTGTCCTATACTCCAGTAATTGAACACATTTAGATAAACATTTCTCAATGTTTACAGATGGCAATAAGGCGTTAATAAAGCTGAAGGGCAAAGTAATCACCCAGGACATCTTGATTGGGTtcgcacactgacacacaacatGAGAACAAACAGATAATTATATTTAGAATATTTAGTATATTTGGGTTAAACTGTAGGTCTACATAGTTATGTTCTCcctcacacacaagcacacacaatcTCGCCTGTCCACCTGCCTGAGTATCAGTCATTCAGAATTTCATTCCAAACCACCTATTTCTCCTTGTCTTTTGCAGTGTGGTTTGCAACACCATATTTTTACACTTGTTATACAGTATTTGAGAGCTGTGAGTGCTGGCACAGTGGGCACGGATTGACTGTTATATAACTGAGCCACAGCAGGGACTGGCCCTTATGACAGAGATGGAATGACTTTTACAAGACTGTCAGCTACTGTTTCGTACCTGCACGGGATTGTTTAGTCTTGTACTTTGATAACATTGAACAGTGAGTTGCATTGTTGTACAGTAGGCCTGTCCTACAATATATTAACACAATATATTCTCACATTTCTCTTCAGACTTAGGAAATCTATGCTTTTCCTATTCAGACTTACACAATatattcaaattagtggatttggctatttcagccacacccattgctgataggtgtataaaattgagcgcacagccacgcaatctccatagacaaacactggcggtagaatagccttactgaagagcccagtgactttcaatgtggcactgtcacagaatgccacctttccaacaagtcagttcgatcaaatgtctgccctgttagagctgcctcggtcaactgtaactgctgttattgtgaagtggaaacatctaggaacaACATGccactgtgaagtggaaacgtctaggagcaacaacggctcagctgcgaagtggtaggccacacaagttcacagaatggGACAGCTTCTTTCCTTGATTGCAACACtctgttccaaactgcctctggaaacaacatcagcacaataactgttcgtcggaagcttcatgaaattagTTTCCATGGCCAGGCAGCCGCACAAAATCCTAAAATCACCATGCCAATTGTTGGCTGGGGTGATGTAAAttttgccgccattggactctggaacagttGAAATgcgttttctggagtgatgaatcatccttcaccatctggcagtccgatggacaaatctgggtttggcagatgccccaatgcatagtgccaactgtaaagtttggtggatgaggaataatggtctggggctgttttccatggtttgggctaggctgaatggaagcaagtccccgcagcaatgttccagtatctggaggaaagccttcccagaagagtggaggctgttatagcagcagaggtgggaccaattccacattaatgcccatgagcaggtgtcaacatacttttggtcatgtagtgtaccttaTGCTAGTGCGTTACGGGCTTTGCAGGCATGGTTCCCTTGCATGCTCTGAATAAATTGAATTCAACCACTGAAAACCCTCCCTCTTGCTGGCCAGCATAATTCCTcgtggagttttcattcaatagtgttttcagtacatttatctaaaGCCATTCCTTTTCATTTGGTGTACCTTTTAAATAGAATTTTCTCGACAGactaaaatatataaaaagaaCATTCATAATATTAGGGATCAGTGACAGAAGCCATGTAAATACACACTTATTCGTCTCCTTTTCATCACCAATTGGTGGAATTAAATTACTCTGATCTTGTATattatttagggttaggaaagtacagtgccttcagaaggtattcatgccccttgactttttccacattttgttgtgctacagcctgaattcaagatcacccatctacagacaataccctataatgacaaagtgaaaacatgtttttagaaatgtttgcaaatgtattgaaaattaaatacagaaatagaaACATGTACATAAGTAGTCACACCCCTGAGTAAATACTttgtagaatcacctttggcagcgattaaatcTGTTAgtcattctgggtaagtctctaagagctttccacacctggagtGTGCAACATTTGTCCGTTATTCtgttcaaaattcttcaagctctgtcaattcGGTTGATGACCATTGCTAGAcatccattttcaggtcttgccatagattttcaagtagatttattAAGTCAAAGCTGTAACTCGATCACTGAGGAacgttcactgtcttcttggtaagcgaCTCCAGTgcagatttggctttgtgttttaggttattgtcctgctgaaggtAAATTAATCTCACGGTGTCTGGTGAATagaaccaggtttttctctaggattttgcctgggCTTAGCTCtattgtgtttattttttatccttaaaaactccccagtccttaacgattacaagcatacccataacatgatgcagccatcactatgcttggaaatactgtatgcaggacaaaaagttaattccTTTGCCACTTTTTTTGCAAAtacattaaactcagtttttcacaattcctgacatttaatccgagtaaaaattccctgttttaggtcagttaggagcaccattttactttaagaatgtgaaatgtcagaataatagtagagagaatgatttatttcagcttttatttctttcatcacattcccaatggatcagaagtttacattcactcaattagtatttggtagcattgcctttaaattgtttaacttggatcaaacatttcggggtagccttccacaagcttcccacaataatttgggtgaattttggcccattcctcctgacagagctggtgtaactgagtcaggtttgtaggcctccttgctcacacacactttttcacttctgcccacaaattttctgtaggattgaggtcaaggctttgtgatggccactccaatacttttactttgttgtccttaagccattttgccacaactttggaagtatgcttggggtcattgttcatttggaagacccatttgtgaccaagctttaacttcctgactgatgtcttgagatgttgcttcaatatatccatataattttccttcctcataatgccatctattttgtgaagtgcaccagtccctcctgcagcaaagcacccccgcaacattatatttaatttttatttcacctttatttaaccaggtaggctagttgagaaaaagttctcatttgcaactgcgacctggccaagatgaagcatagcaattcgacacatacaacaacacagttacacatgtaATAAACCAAACATAggcaataatacagtagaaaaaaagaaggggaaaaaagtctatatacagtgagtgcaaatgaggtaagataagggagttaaggcaataaataggccatggtggtgaagtaattacaatatagcaattaaaacactggaatggtagatgtgcagaagatgaatgtgcaagtagagatacgggggtgcaaaggagcaagataaataaacaaatacagtatggggatgaggtaggtagatagatgggctgtttacagatgggctgtttacagatgggctatgtacaggtgcagtgatcagtaagctgctctgacagctggtgcttaaagctagtgagggagatatgagtctccagcttcagagatttttgcagtttgttccagtcattggcagcagagaactggaaggaaagacgaccaaaggaggaattggctttgggggtgaccagtgagatatacctgctggagcgcgtgctatgcgtgggtgctactatggtgaggtggggctttacctagcagagacttgtagataacctgtagctaGTGGTTTTGTATAAAGCGTATAAAGCGAGGGCCAACCCACGAgggcgtacaggtcgcaatggtgggtagtgtatggggctttggtgacaaaacggatggcactgtgatagactgcatccagtttgttgagtagagtgttgaaggcaattttatagatgacatgattctgccaccctcgtgcttcacgtttgggaaggtgttcttcggcttgaaggcctccccctttttcctccaaacataacgatggaggccaaacagttctatttttgtttcatccgaccagaggacatttctccaaatagtacgatctttgtccccaagtgcagttgcaaaccgtagtctgttttttttatggcggttttggagctgtggcttcctccttgctgagcagcctttcaggttatgttgatatatgactcattttactatggatatagacacgtttgtacctgtttcctccagcgtcttcacaGGGTTCTTTGcggttgttttgggattgatttgcacttttcgcaccaaagtacgttcatctctaggatacagaacgcgtctccttcctgagcggtatgacggctgtgtggtccaatggtgtttatacttgcgtactattgtttgtacacatTAACGTAGactcttcaggcatttggaaattgatcccaaggttgaaccagacttgtggaggtctacaattttttttctgaggtcttggctgatttcttttgattttcccatgatgtcaagtaaagaggcactgaatttgaaggtaggccttgaaatacatccacaagtacaccttcaattgactcaaattatgtcaattagcctatcagaagcttctaaagccatgatatcattttcaggaattttccaagctgtttaacggcacagtcaacttagtgtatgtacacctctgatccactggaattgtgatacagtgaattataagtgaaaaatTACTTGGGTTATGCACAAaggagatgtcctaaccgacttgccaaaactatagttttgtgacagttgtggagtggttgaaaaacaagtttaatgactccaacctaagtgtatgtaaacttccgacttcaactttagcTACTTAACTAAACAATGGAAGGTGCACAATCcatagctggctagttagctgtAGCTACTTAACTAAACAATGGAAGGTGCACAATCcatagctggctagttagctgtAGCTACTTAACTAAACAATGGAAGGAGCACAACCCATAGATGGCTAGTTAGCTGTAGCTACTTAACTAAACAATGGAAGGTGCACAATCcatagctggctagttagctgtAGCTACACTGTAAACTACCTTGACGTAATAGATAGTAATATAAAAAAGTTTGGAAAAAGTGAAAAGACCCTTAAAACAATTCCTTTAGGTAAGGGGAAATGATTCCTTGAGGGAAAGACTTAAGATGCTTTATGCAATCAGGTCTGGGTTTCACCAAATTATTTTCCCAACACTTCCCTGGCTGCCACTGCTCTTGCTCAACAAAAATGTTTTCTGTGTCATCACAACTTTTGGAGATATTTAAACAAAACAATTGTgttaaattgatttaaaaaaatcaataataataatttgttttttaaatatacaaGTAGGAATGCCTTAAGATAAATAATCAACTTGTTTAGAGAGAAAAATTTAGATTGTTTTGTCGTAAAGGTGTAATATGTTGGATTACTGACTAATTAGTTGAGTTACTGTTATTAAATGTTAATAAAATTTGGGGTATTTTACCTCTTTTTTCATGAGacccaatttcgatcttgtctcatcactgcaactccccaatgggctcgggagGGGCGAAGGTCAAGCCATGCATCCTCggaaacatgacccaccaaaccAAGCTCCTTAACAACACCTGCCAGCTGCATCAACATGTgggaggaaacaccattcaactcatgaccgaagtcagcctgcaggcgcccggcctcCACAAGGATTTCCTAGAGCGCAGTGAGTCATGAAATAACTACAAAAGTATAAACTGAAGCCATTTATCTATCTTTATGGTTTATTCACCTAAGCATGACCTTCATCCACATACCAATTTTTTCCCAAACATTGCTTTTTTGTGTCAGCGATTAGACATTGCTAGTTACCACCTAGTACCCTATAACTGATGGTGGCTATcgatagtggctaatatttaacaacATACAAATTGTAAAAAATACTGTGAAAAGTCCAGGCATATAATTACAACATTAAAGAAATCATAAATCAACTCTGTATGTTTGGCGCTATACTGTAATTTGTGCTTggctacagaagcctatagcttgggtctgCACATTTCATATCTGCAAGGCCAGCCTTTCATAAACTTCACGGGGGAAAAGGtgatatgttgatatgcttcGGTTTGCTGCCAtgtgactggtttcacatttgtctccaggGATCATAAGGTAATATACATATAAAACACAATCCCCTTATCCAAAGGACTTACT
Above is a genomic segment from Oncorhynchus masou masou isolate Uvic2021 chromosome 12, UVic_Omas_1.1, whole genome shotgun sequence containing:
- the LOC135549144 gene encoding muscarinic acetylcholine receptor M1-like, translating into MNHSCLSQTSDTTNVTADPLGGHEIWEVVVIVLITGPLSLVTIIGNLLVVISFRVNRQLRTFSNYFLLSLAVADLILGAVSMNLYAVYIIMGRWTLGSLACDVWLAVDYVASNASVMNLLVISFDRFYSITRPLTYRAKRTTRRAAAAIGLAWAVSFILWGPAILFWPHVVGREAQDGGDCSIPFLTEPALTFGTAIAAFYLPVTIMGILYWKIYWEIEKRAQGLEGLMGSGSSGGASQVSGRRDVYSSSTKSSVSSSREVPVGREQSCEVTQGCFPVREEPKQSSERRIATLSLSPTKGAYREGCRDSICNIDEEEPTVSLSSSEEEPVQTQQGASAKTSPKAMIPLRDAQGRDTVGAIKPLTSRAEDSTAGPQGRQPPLRGSTSDSRRHKQPKAKRRRNTIVREKKAARTLCAILLAFILTWTPYNIMVLVSVSYCVPEKLWQLGYWLCYINSTVNPVCYALCNEHFRVTFKTLLLCRPGQRNWGMAYNANHASFRTHKTSSTV